A window of Microscilla marina ATCC 23134 contains these coding sequences:
- a CDS encoding TonB family protein, with translation MYQKQGIIWVLLFLLGGNTNTWAQSTPKLFRSKNGLMGYRGHLGEVRIPPQFSKARPFAEGLAAVQKNGQWGFVNTQGRYVIKPLYQQVLSFRAGYAKVGRSNLWGLVNNRGKLVVPAAYSQLTYVLAPENTPTPIVRAKQNGLFALLDKATGKQLTPFQYQYLAPRLMGQRLKAKNTQGKYGFLNKNGQQVIACQYDEATDFVQGKALVNKAKKQFYINTSGGFLRMYDPKKDAPVFVVVEQPPTPQGSSAQMAAYLEKNLQYPPEAKANHTSGIVILQFIVESNGQLSHFKVLRGLGNGCDKEAIRLLKGSSPWNPGRQRGKAVRVKKTFVVRFSY, from the coding sequence ATGTACCAAAAACAAGGGATAATATGGGTATTGTTATTTTTACTGGGTGGCAATACAAACACCTGGGCACAGTCTACCCCCAAACTATTTAGATCAAAAAATGGATTGATGGGCTATAGAGGGCACTTAGGCGAAGTACGCATTCCACCACAATTTAGCAAAGCCCGCCCCTTTGCCGAAGGGCTGGCAGCTGTGCAAAAAAACGGGCAATGGGGGTTTGTCAATACCCAAGGCAGGTATGTCATAAAGCCTTTGTACCAGCAGGTGTTGTCGTTTAGGGCAGGGTATGCCAAAGTAGGACGCAGCAATCTATGGGGCTTGGTAAACAACCGGGGCAAATTGGTTGTACCAGCAGCCTACAGTCAACTTACTTATGTATTGGCTCCAGAAAACACACCCACCCCTATAGTAAGAGCCAAGCAAAACGGTTTGTTTGCTTTGTTGGATAAAGCTACTGGCAAGCAACTGACACCTTTTCAATACCAATATTTAGCGCCTCGTTTGATGGGTCAGCGACTGAAAGCAAAAAACACCCAGGGGAAATATGGCTTTTTGAACAAAAATGGACAACAAGTAATTGCTTGCCAGTATGATGAGGCAACAGATTTTGTCCAAGGTAAAGCCTTGGTAAACAAAGCAAAAAAGCAGTTTTATATCAACACTTCTGGCGGCTTTCTGCGCATGTATGACCCCAAAAAAGACGCCCCAGTGTTTGTGGTGGTAGAACAGCCACCCACTCCTCAAGGTAGCAGCGCTCAAATGGCAGCATACCTCGAAAAAAACTTGCAATACCCTCCCGAAGCTAAAGCTAACCACACCAGTGGCATCGTTATCTTGCAGTTTATTGTAGAGTCAAACGGACAATTGAGTCATTTTAAAGTGTTGAGGGGTTTGGGCAATGGTTGCGACAAAGAAGCCATTCGTTTGCTCAAAGGGTCGTCACCGTGGAACCCTGGCAGACAAAGAGGCAAGGCGGTAAGGGTAAAAAAAACATTTGTAGTGCGTTTTTCTTACTAA
- a CDS encoding PP2C family protein-serine/threonine phosphatase, with product MKQLIEQCIPHHLIGDDNEKTKARIFVFSGVAVSLLGLIMILLYLTVVPTPTSNFIATFILFVFSLLLLVYFKKTGNLKIAANALITFGFLALNVSVIDTGGIYSMDLIWLVAFPCGAFLFVNNKSAFWWTAASISVTVIYLIIAFTAPQLLGKVQFDPIYNFVSVCLCIAIVISIIYYFVKQNQLYSLVLAQKNEKLEKAQEEMIVQNMVLQERQEEIATQNEELIQNQEEIIAQRDFIEVKNRALENRDNQISHSIRAAQVIQQAILPNAHSLQLLLGDHFIVFKPRDVVSGDFYWVSKVQGQTVLASVDCTGHGVPGAFISLIGHNLLDKVILQQKITDPATIINTLHTEIVQLLKQEAGRNNYGMDLTVCAWQHTSDGCQLLFCGAKNSFYYTLPNQSGYTILKGTRKSVGGIQPGSIHFTNQSVCLPPGSMFYIGSDGIEDQNDKKRKKLGTKKVLRILSDAAHLPTAEQKLLLENSLKQHMEGTTQRDDILLIGVRV from the coding sequence ATGAAACAACTCATTGAACAATGTATCCCACACCACCTCATTGGAGACGATAATGAGAAAACCAAAGCCCGCATTTTTGTGTTTTCGGGGGTGGCAGTATCCTTACTGGGTCTAATAATGATTTTGCTTTACCTTACTGTTGTTCCTACGCCCACCAGTAATTTTATAGCTACATTTATACTCTTTGTTTTTTCGCTTTTATTGCTTGTATATTTCAAAAAAACCGGTAATCTGAAAATTGCCGCCAATGCATTGATCACGTTTGGTTTTTTGGCGCTTAATGTATCTGTGATAGATACTGGGGGTATATATTCTATGGATTTGATTTGGCTGGTGGCTTTTCCATGTGGGGCATTTTTGTTTGTAAATAACAAAAGTGCTTTTTGGTGGACAGCGGCTTCTATATCGGTGACTGTCATTTACCTTATCATTGCGTTTACGGCTCCCCAATTGCTAGGTAAAGTACAGTTTGACCCCATATATAATTTTGTAAGTGTATGCCTTTGCATCGCCATAGTAATTTCTATCATTTACTATTTTGTCAAACAAAATCAACTTTATAGCCTGGTGTTGGCTCAAAAAAACGAAAAGCTGGAAAAGGCACAAGAAGAAATGATTGTCCAAAATATGGTGCTTCAGGAGCGGCAAGAAGAGATTGCCACCCAAAACGAAGAACTTATTCAAAACCAGGAAGAAATTATTGCCCAACGCGATTTTATAGAGGTTAAAAATCGGGCACTCGAAAACCGCGACAATCAAATTAGCCATAGTATTAGGGCAGCTCAAGTGATTCAACAAGCAATTTTGCCCAATGCCCATAGTTTACAATTGTTACTGGGCGATCATTTCATTGTGTTCAAACCTAGAGATGTAGTCAGTGGCGATTTTTACTGGGTGAGCAAAGTGCAGGGGCAAACAGTGTTGGCTTCGGTTGACTGTACTGGACATGGGGTGCCGGGTGCTTTTATTTCATTGATTGGGCACAACTTACTGGACAAGGTGATACTCCAGCAAAAAATCACAGATCCGGCAACTATCATCAATACTTTACACACCGAAATTGTACAATTACTTAAACAAGAAGCTGGGCGTAATAATTATGGCATGGATTTGACTGTATGCGCCTGGCAACATACCTCTGACGGTTGTCAATTGTTGTTTTGTGGTGCCAAAAATTCATTTTATTATACATTGCCCAACCAGTCAGGATATACTATACTCAAAGGCACCAGAAAGTCGGTAGGAGGTATACAACCCGGAAGTATTCATTTTACTAACCAAAGTGTATGCTTGCCTCCGGGTAGTATGTTTTATATTGGCAGTGACGGCATAGAAGACCAAAATGACAAAAAGCGTAAAAAACTAGGTACCAAAAAGGTACTACGTATACTAAGTGATGCGGCTCACTTGCCTACGGCTGAACAAAAATTGCTGCTTGAAAATAGCTTAAAACAACACATGGAGGGTACTACCCAACGCGACGATATACTGTTGATTGGGGTAAGGGTTTGA
- the rpmB gene encoding 50S ribosomal protein L28, which produces MARICEVTGKRTQSGNNVSHANNKTRRKFYPNLQKKRFFLESKGEWITLKVSTQAIRTINKKGIEEVLKEAKAKGLLKKKVLL; this is translated from the coding sequence ATGGCAAGGATTTGTGAAGTAACTGGAAAAAGAACCCAGTCAGGAAATAATGTATCGCACGCAAATAATAAAACAAGAAGAAAGTTTTATCCAAATTTGCAGAAAAAACGCTTCTTTTTAGAAAGTAAAGGTGAGTGGATTACTTTGAAAGTATCAACTCAAGCTATTCGTACCATCAACAAAAAAGGTATTGAAGAAGTATTAAAAGAAGCTAAAGCTAAAGGTCTTTTAAAGAAAAAAGTGTTGCTATAA
- the rocD gene encoding ornithine--oxo-acid transaminase — protein sequence MIQTITSSQEAIDLEYKYGAHNYHPLPVVLSKGEGVYVWDVEGKKYFDFLSAYSAVNQGHCHPKILSALAEQAQKLTLTSRAFHNDVLGRYEEYITQYFGYDKVLPMNTGVEGGETALKLCRKWAYTVKGVPANQAKIIFVKNNFWGRTLAAVSSSTDPVAKDNFGPYMPGYEIIDYNDLSALEKALEDPNVAGFMVEPIQGEAGVVVPDEGYLKKAYEMCKAKNVLFIADEVQTGIARTGKMLACDYEGFQPDILILGKALSGGVFPVSAVFARDEIMLSIKPGEHGSTYGGNPLACAVAMAALEVVKEEKLAEKSFKLGNIFRERMNALIAKCDLVTLVRGKGLLNAIVINDSEDSSTAWDICMALKENGLLAKPTHGNIIRFAPPLVMTEEELHECADIIEQTILEFK from the coding sequence ATGATACAGACAATAACCTCAAGTCAAGAGGCCATCGATTTGGAGTACAAGTATGGAGCACACAACTATCACCCATTGCCAGTGGTACTGTCTAAAGGCGAGGGTGTGTATGTATGGGATGTAGAAGGTAAAAAGTACTTTGACTTTTTATCTGCCTACAGTGCAGTAAACCAAGGACATTGTCATCCTAAAATTTTGAGTGCGTTGGCAGAACAGGCACAAAAGCTAACGCTTACGTCGCGTGCGTTCCACAACGATGTACTGGGACGTTATGAAGAATACATTACCCAGTACTTTGGCTACGACAAAGTATTGCCTATGAACACTGGCGTAGAAGGAGGAGAAACCGCCTTGAAACTTTGCCGTAAGTGGGCTTATACTGTCAAGGGTGTACCTGCCAATCAGGCAAAAATCATTTTTGTAAAAAACAATTTCTGGGGGCGTACCTTGGCTGCAGTGTCTTCATCGACCGATCCGGTGGCAAAAGATAACTTTGGTCCTTATATGCCTGGTTACGAAATCATTGATTACAACGACTTGTCTGCTTTAGAAAAAGCCCTGGAAGACCCCAACGTAGCAGGCTTTATGGTAGAGCCTATTCAAGGCGAAGCCGGAGTAGTAGTGCCTGATGAGGGTTACTTAAAGAAAGCCTACGAAATGTGTAAGGCTAAAAACGTGCTTTTTATTGCCGATGAGGTACAAACAGGCATTGCCCGCACGGGTAAAATGCTGGCTTGTGATTATGAAGGCTTTCAGCCAGATATTTTGATTTTAGGCAAAGCTTTGTCAGGAGGTGTCTTCCCAGTATCGGCTGTTTTTGCCCGCGACGAAATCATGTTGAGCATCAAACCTGGTGAGCATGGTTCTACCTATGGAGGAAACCCATTGGCTTGCGCAGTGGCCATGGCAGCCCTTGAGGTAGTAAAAGAAGAAAAACTTGCCGAAAAATCTTTCAAACTAGGCAACATTTTCCGTGAGCGAATGAATGCCTTGATTGCCAAGTGTGACTTAGTAACTTTGGTAAGAGGTAAAGGTTTGTTAAACGCTATTGTAATCAACGACAGTGAGGATAGCAGCACTGCCTGGGACATTTGCATGGCGCTTAAAGAAAATGGTTTACTTGCCAAGCCTACGCATGGCAACATTATCAGATTTGCTCCTCCTTTGGTAATGACCGAAGAAGAGTTGCATGAGTGTGCTGATATTATAGAACAAACTATTTTAGAGTTTAAGTAA
- a CDS encoding energy transducer TonB — MKSIYLVFFVYGATLLSGCLKPNTQSVEEMRTDKKEGTDNDNKIYIVPEKNAAPVGGLRALYKHIQKNLQYPEKAIRRGLEGRVFVEFVVEKNGTVNQLRVLKGIGPECDREAIRLIQSFDKWIPGEHHGQVVRVKQSFPVVFKIVK, encoded by the coding sequence ATGAAAAGCATATACCTGGTTTTTTTTGTTTACGGTGCTACTTTACTGTCGGGGTGCCTAAAGCCCAATACGCAAAGCGTTGAGGAGATGCGCACTGACAAAAAGGAGGGAACGGACAATGATAATAAAATTTATATAGTACCTGAAAAAAACGCCGCACCAGTAGGAGGTTTGAGGGCGTTATATAAACACATACAAAAAAACCTGCAATACCCCGAAAAAGCCATCAGGCGTGGACTCGAAGGGCGGGTGTTTGTAGAGTTTGTGGTAGAGAAAAACGGCACAGTGAATCAACTGCGGGTATTGAAAGGCATAGGGCCTGAGTGCGATCGTGAAGCCATACGTTTGATTCAGAGCTTTGACAAATGGATACCTGGTGAGCACCATGGCCAAGTAGTCAGGGTCAAACAATCGTTTCCAGTGGTGTTTAAAATTGTAAAATAA